The nucleotide window TTGATCTTGAGAAGATCCGTCAGGCGGGGGACATTTTATACATGCGCCAATTCGCCTCGGAAGTTCTAGGTATTAATTTCGAATATGTCAAAGAGGATTTAAAAGCGGTTAATGCAGATAAGAATATTGCTTCCTTGTTAGAAGTTGAAGAAGGAGCTCCATTATTAAAAATCATGCGCTTATCCTATGATGCAGATTACAACCCCGTAGAATACGTTGAATATTTTGTTAATTCTGATAAATGGCCTTATTCAATCGTATTTTCAAAATCGGGTCAAAACTTTGAGTATTAAACGAGTAAGATGCCAATAGTTGACGCTAAAGCCATCTGAAAGAGGAGGGGATTAAATGAGAAAACATAGAGACCTTGCGTGGGGGCTTCGATATTTAACCAGCGCTCTACTGTTCGCAATCGTTTTTGTGACCATTTTACAGGTAGTTTTCAGGTTCGTATTTGATAGTCCACTAACTTGGACAGACGAGATCGGACGATTCTTATTAATATGGGTTGTATTTTTAGGAGTCGGTGTCGTCTCATTTGATGATAAACACTTAGCTGTTAATATGCTTCAGGAAAATATGTCTCCTAAAGTACATTTAATCACAACACAAATCATGAGACTTATTATCATCGTTTTTCTAGTAATTGTGATCTACACTTCGATTGATGTGGTAAGGGTCGCACATTTGAATAGTACCGGGGCACTCGATATTCCTTATTCTTTCTGGAGAGGGGCAGCACCGGTTGGGTCGGCCTTGATGATTATTTTTACCATTTTAAGAAGCATAAATGATATTAAGGATTTCAAGAATGGCACATACGACACTGGTAGTTTGACGGAGGAGGTTGACGAATGATTTTTATCGTACTTTTGATCATGGTAGTTCTAATTATACTTGGTATGCCCGTTGCCTTCTCTTTAGGAATAGCTTCCATGGCTTATCTGATACTTGAAGGTATTGACCTAGGCATGGTAGCCCAAAGCATGGTGCGAGGGGTCGATTCATTCACCTTACTTGCAGTTCCGTTTTTCCTACTTGTCGGTGAGTTGATGAACTCAGGGGGAATTACCAATCGTATCATCGATATTGCGAGAGTCATTGTAGGTCACATAAAAGGTGGACTAGCACAAGTAAATATTTTAGCCAGCGTTTTATTTTCCGGAATTTCAGGCTCTGCTACAGCAGATACTGTGGCTTTAGGTTCTGTACTGATTCCTTCGATGGAAAGAGAAGGGTACGACAAAAAATTTGCTGCAGCTATAACAGCTGCTTCATCAATTGTCGGTCCAATCATTCCACCAAGTATCACGCTGATCATTTTCGGGATTGTAACCCAGCAGCCTATCGGACCGCTATTAATCGCAGGTATTATCCCGGGTGCGCTATTGGCGATCTCACTAATGGTCTACACATATTTCATCGCTTCAAAACGGGGATACCCGAGTTATGAAAGGGCGACCTTTAAGCAAGCTCGTTCTGCATTTTCATCAGGTTTTCTCGCATTAATGTTACCAGTAATTATCGTTGTAGGTATTGTCAGTGGTGTTTTCACTCCAACTGAGTCAGCGGCAATTGCGGTACTTTACGGGATTATCGTTACATTCTTCTTTTATAAAAATGTCAACTTGAAGTCGTTTGTTGGTATTTTGAGACGGACGAGTTTTGATACAGCAAATATACTATTTACTTTAGCAGCAGCAACGGTATTCGCTTGGGTAGTTACACGCTCCAAGATCTCTGAAACACTTGGTGAATTCATATTAAGCATTTCTGCAAATGAAAATGTCATCCTTGCGATGCTCGTTATCTTTTTACTTATTATCGGACTATTCATGCTTCCATCAGAAGGAATCATCGTTTTCGCACCGATTTTAACACCAATTGTGATGCAAGTGGGTGTCGATCCGATTCACTTCGGTGTATTGATGGTAATTACATTAACCATTGGTGGTGCAACTCCACCGGTTGGAATATTGCTTTACATTGTAGCGGATATAGCGAAGCTCAAGTACACAAAGCTTGTGAAGGAAATGCTGCCTATGTATATTCCATTGATTGTAACAGCATTCTTAATCGCATTTTTCCCATCACTAACACTATTTATCGTTGATATGTTCTTTTAAATAACACAACAGACAATTAATACAACAACTGAGGAGAGTAATTCATGAGTAAAAATAAAAGCGCGATTCATCATATGACTTGGAAAGAAGCAGAAACAGCGTTCAGTAAAGACCCAGTGGTGATTGTGCCGTTAGGATCAATGGAAGAGCATGGTCCACATTCAATCACAGGGGATTACTTGGCAGCTACCGAACTAGCGAAGAGGGTTTCTGAAGAATCGGATGCCATCTATATTCCGACGATCCCCTTTGGTAACTCTGAATATTTCAGAGGCTACCCTGGAACGATTTCGTTATCACAAGAAACCGTGCTTGGATTTCTTGAAGATATTTTCAGGAGTTTGATTGAACATGGCATTTCAAAAATTGTCGTGTTCAACGGGCATGCAGGTAATGCACCTGCAGTAGATCAAGTCGCTCGAAAAGTCAGAAGAGCCGATGATGTCATGATTGCGTCGGTTAATTTATGGCAAGGGTTGGATCCAGTTAAAAAGAAAGAAATTTATGGCGATGTCGACCCTTCAGGACATGGAGGAGAGCCACTGACTTCAATTATGAGTTATTTGTATCCAGATGATATGAGGATGGATTTATTAAATGACTGGAAAGAAGCTGAAAAATGGCAGGATTTCGAAGTGAAGAATTTCAAAGAGGTCAAGGTTGGTAATGCTTCAGCAAATATTTATTTCAATATGGAGGAAGTATCACCTGAAGGAATTATGGGTGATCCAACTCAATCTTCTGCTGAGCGAGGAAAAGTTATCATAGAACACCTGACTCAATTTGGTGTTGAATTAGTTGAGAAAGTTTCAAATTCTCAAATGAAGGTTAAATAATCAATCTTTTAAAGGGGGGGATTAAGGCAAAAGATAGGCGTCTAAATAGCGGTTTTAATTTTTAGAATTAAAATAAATTTATTAAAAAGGGGACATTAGAATGAAAAAGTTGTTGTTAGCACTTGGTTTGATTGTCATGATGGTATTTGTTGCTGCATGTTCTAGCGATTCTGAAGAAGGTTCAGACAATGAATCAGAAGGTAGTGACGATTCAGGGAGCTCTGAAGAAGCTTCAGATGAAACATTCGAAATAACTTATAGTACATGGGCGAATCAAGGTGAACCGGCATTCCAAGGTATGGAAAAGTTCAAAGAGATCGTTGAAGAGGAAACTGACGGTAACATCACTGTTGAATTGTTCGCAGGTAACGAACTTGGTTCAACAGCTGAACAAATGGAACAGGTTAAAATGGGTACGATCCAGATGATGTCTAGTGGTGACCCTGGTATGGATGAGATTGAATATCTATCACTTCCATATCTAATGGACTCAAACGAGCACTGGAGCCATGTTCTTGGTTCTGAAGTTGGACAAGAATGGAACGAACAACTTAAGAGTGAACAAGGTGTACGTAACATTGGTATTCTTCCAAGAGGCCCGCGTGTAGTTTCTGCAAACAAAGCAATTGAAACACCTGAAGATATGTCTGGTCTGAAAATCCGTGCACCAGAAGTTGACTATTACATTGAAACGTTCAAAGCAATAGGTGCAAACCCTACACCAATGGATTTTGGTGAACTATACAACGCACTACAAACTGGTCTTGTTGAAGCTCAAGAGAATCCTCTAGAAACAATTTATGCAGCTGGATTCCACGAGGTACAAGACTATGTGATCAATACAAACCATATGTATAAACCAGCATTCGTAACATTGAATGAAGAATTCTATCAAAGTTTACCAGAAGATTATCAACAAATTTTGATGGATGCAGCTAAAGAGGGTGAAACATACGCTCAAGAGCAGCTAGATGCTAATGCATCTGATATGAAAGCTGAAATGGAAGAAAGCGGAGTAGAATTCATCGATCCTGATGTGGAAGCATTCCGTGAAAAGACTCAGTCAGTACGTGATGAATTAGGAACAGAAATCTGGGGCGAAGAAACTTATAACCAGATTGTAGAAATGGGACAAGAAGACTTATAGAAATCTCAAAAATGAAGGTTATTGTTTTCAAATAACCTTCATTTTTTCTTTAACAATTTGGAATGATTAAATTCTTTCTTATAGTATAGAGTATTTGAAAAACTAGGGCTTTCGCTGCTAAGAAGTGGCGCAAAGCCAAGTTTTTCTCACCATGATTAAGGAGTTATCAACTTATGGAAATAAAAAACATTGTTTCAGAAATTGAAGAAGAGATGATAAGAGTTAGACGACATCTACACAGAAATCCTGAGTTGAGTATGAAAGAATATAATACGACTCAATTTGTATTAGATTATTTAAAAGACACAAGTGTTGAGCTGTCAGTTATAAATGATGACATCGGTGTGGTAGGTGTTCTTCGAGGTAAGAAGGAAGGAAAAACGATCGGTCTTAGAGGAGATATGGATGCATTGCCTATACTAGAACAAACGGGTCTGGACTTCAGTTCCGAAGTAGAGGGAAGCATGCACGCTTGTGGGCACGATTTACACACGACAGTTTTGCTCGGTACGGCAATTGTTCTTGATCGCTTAAAAGATGAACTTGAAGGGCAAGTCAAGTTTATTTTCCAGCCTGGTGAAGAAGTCATGAAAGGTGCTAAATTTGTAATCGAAAACGGCGTCCTATCGAATGAACCTAAAGTCGATAAGATCGTATGCTTACATACGTGGCCGTTAGTTGATGCAGGTAAAATTGGAGTGAGACATGGACCAATCATGGCTGCGACGGATACATTCGAAATTGAAGTGTCAGGTAGTGGAGGACATGCTGCGCACCCTCATATCGCCACCGATCCTATTCCTGTTGCAAGCCAGCTGGTGAGTTCCTTGCAAAATATTGTTTCGAGACAAATTTCTCCACTGAATTCTGCGGTGCTGACACTGGGCCAAATTCATGGTGGTAATGCTGATAATATAATTGCTAATAAGGTGACTTTATCTGGTTCGATTCGTACACTAGATTACGAGACGAGAGATAAGATGCAAGAAAGTATTGAACTAATGGCGGATCACGTGGCGAAGGCGAATCATACTGATGCTAAGGTTACGTTCCATCCAGGTAGCCCACCAGTCATTAACGACGATGAATTAGTCGATATTATGATCGAGTCGACAACTGCGGAATTGGGTGAAGAAGGCCTTGCCTATTTACCTGATCCATCCTTAGGTGGGGAAGATTTTTCTTTCTATTTACAAGAAACAGAGGGTATGTTGTTTAGAATCGGAACAAGGAATGACCAAGAACAGTCAACTCGTTCACTACACAACCCAGGGATAATCTTTGATGAAAAAGCGATTCCAGCTGGAATTACTGCCATGAGCGCATTTGCCATCAATTATTTAAAAAAAGATAAATAGATAGAAGATTAATGTTTAAGATAGGGTCGAATAATTAATATACAGTGATATTTTTTGTTTGACGAAGGAGACCGAGAATTTTCTCGGTCTCTTTTTTAATATGTAATTGACAAAATAGAAGAAACCGAAAAAAGACCGAGCATTAATAAGCTCGGCCACACTTTTATGATTCTTTAGTAGTCAAACTGACGGCTACTTTTTCTGTCTCTACCATTTCTTCACCAATGAGCTTGTTCTGATGGTTTAGATTCTCTACAGTGGCACTCATTTCTTCCAAACTGGCTGATGCTTGCTCGATGACAGAAGCTAATTCACTCGTTGATTCTTCCACTATGGAGGAATTATCTTTTACTGTCGAAGCTAGTTCTTCAAAGCTTGTGAATTTATTATGCAAGCTTTCTAGTTTTGTTGATAGGTTTGAGAATGCCTGATTCACTTGATCTGTTTTTTCTAAATTCTCATTGACCATCTCTTTGTTTGTATTCATCTTATCCAAGGCTGAGTCATTAGTGGTATTCACGTCCTTAAGGTTGGAAGTGATTTTCTCTGCTGTTTGATTCGTCATCTCTGCTAAGTTACGGATTTCATCAGCGACTACTGAGAATCCTTTGCCAGCTTCACCTGCTCTTGCTGCTTCGATGGAAGCATTTAATGCTAGTAGATTTGTTTGTTCGCTAATATTAATGATATCTTGCGAGAATGAATTGGTTTCACTGATTTTACTTGATAAGGTATGGAATGCTTGGCTAAGTTCTTCTACATGTGACTGGAACTCATTCATATTGGTCGATAGTTGCTTTGATAAACTATTTCCTGTTGAAGCAATGTCTGTTGATTGATTAAATTCTTCCTTCAGGGCATGAGTCTCATCTAACATGCTCATCATTTGCTGGTAAGTATTTTCTGCATTTTGGGCGATATCTGAGATTTTGTCACTTTGTACTGTACTTCCACTAGTCACTTCATTAATCGCTTCTGATAATTCTGATTGGGAATCAATATTACCCTGGACTTTCGAATTGACGTTTGTGATTTTGTGGATTATATCATTAACATTCTGCTGTAAGTCTTGTCGCTCTTGTTCTTTTTGTTGTGTTTCCAGCTCGCTATTGGAAAGAAGATTCTCGATATGTAGGAATTGCTTTCGATTTAAAAATATTAAAATTAAGGACATGACTCCGGCCAGAATATAAGCCACCATTATAGAGTTGATATTTTCTTGTAGTACTGCGCGCTCTACTTCAGCAAAGATGGAATTTAAGTATAAGGCGATTCCACCTAAGATATAGCCGATTAAGAATACAGGTCTTGTTAAATGAACAGTGGATAAGAAAAGTAAAAAGAATAAAACAACTACAGTAGATAGTCCACCACCCAAAATAAAAATTGAAGACAATACAAATGAGTAAGCAATTATAGACATCACGTATGGAAAAATAAACTCCCTTTTAATTAAATACCTGATGACAAGGTAACTTCCAATTAAAAAAGCTAGTTCGGATCCATAAAAAATGCTCCCAGTAAAGTCCCCTTCTATCAATGTTACCCCCATTGCAGCAATTACTGAAAATGAAAAAGCGATTAGCACTAACAAGTTTTTCTTTTTTACGTCGTTCAGTTTCAATTCATCTACGGCTTTCATTTCTTTCCCCCTAAAAATTATTCTATCTACATATGTATATCGGATGAATTTTGATTATTTTGAGACACGAAATGAACTGTTATGTTTTTTCCATTAGGTTATTTTTTTCTCATATGTTTATCCAGAATTAAAGGTTGGTAAGATGAAGCAGTACGTTTAATGCAAGATCATCAAATTAAGCGCCTGCTTGTATTAGATCAAAATCAAGAGAAAATAGAAGGTGTAGTATCACTAGGAGATTTAGGAATTAACTATGCGAATTATGCAGGGAACATTGTAAGCGAAACCTCTAAAGGAATAGGTAATAACTAAATAGTTACCTCCAATAATTTCTTTAATTAATAGTTTGTGAGGATAGTCGTCATTTCCTGAAATGGCGGTTTTTTTCACTCAATGTCTTATATACGGAACAATTACTGAACCATCATTCTTCATTGAAACATGTATTTCTTTCCTTAGATTAATTGAGGCGTAAAACACTTCTCCAATATCTGTGACTCCTAATGTCTTTAGTTTCTCTAACAACCATTTCTCATCTAGTTCAAAACGATTTAGTACTTTCTCGTAGATTTCTCCTTCTACTATTACTGGAAAGGTCATAGTTGAACCTTTTTTATAATTCATATCTTGTAAAGTAACATGTGTGTGTTCTGGTTTTTTCAAGACGCTTAATTCCCCGTTAGCCTCTAAAATGGCTGTCTCTACCTCATTCAGATCGAAGATATCTTTTTCTCTTAGCATTTGTAGGATGTTATCAATAGAGTAGTTCTGTTTTTTCAAGTTTTTGTCTAGTAGTTGTCCATCTTGAATGACTACAGTTGGTTCAAATGAAAGTAATTTCCCTATTTTTCGGTTAGAGACTTTCCATTTTGCTACAAATTTTTGTAAGACACCTATGGTTATGATTGCAATTGCTGTAGGTAAGTGGCTAACTTCTGTGTCAGCTATATCTGCCCCTACCACTGAACCTAAAGTAATTATTATCAGAAAATCGAATATCGGTAGTTCCCCGATGGCTCTTTTTCCCATATAAATAGTTACAAATAGTAATAAAGGTAAGATTGTAGCAACGCGGAAGATAACTAGTCCTATATCTTTAAAAGTTTCAACCATGAATGTTCATCTCCAACTGAAAATATATGTATCATCATACTTTCCTTCAATAATTAAAAAAATACATAGGTAAATATATCAATTTCCATAAATTAATGTATTCAGAAAGTTCTGTTATAAGTTATAATAGAGTTAGGACATCTTAGGAAGGGGACTTGCGGTGAAGAAAAAGAAGTGGATAAAGATAGGGTCAATAACCTTTGTATTGATCATGGTTATCAATATAGTAGCTAGTTTTTATTTTTATGATTTGGCGATTAAGAGAGAGAAGAAGGATTTCCTTGTAGGAAATGATGATTTGACGGTATCCTCAGAGGCGATGGATGTCTTTATAGAAGGAAGTTGGCGTGATTGGGAATCAAAACAGCGTTTTGCCGAATGGTCCATTCATTCTTTCGATGGATTAAAATTATTCGGTAATTATTTGGAGGCTGAGGAGCCAACGAATAAGACGGTGATATTTGCACACGGATACCTAGGCAAATCTCGGGATATGGCCTTATATGGCCAGCATTACTATGAGGATTTAGGATATAATATCTTTTCGCCGGATCTGCGTGGTCACGGGAAAAGTGAAGGTGACTACATAGGGTTCGGTTGGCACGATCGATTGGATTATGTGAAATGGATCGATCGAGTCATTGAAGAACAAGGTCCAGATACAGAAATTATTTTACACGGTTTATCGATGGGGGCTGCAACCGTCTTGATGACGAGTGGCGAAGACCTGCCTGATAATGTGAAAGCCGTGATTGCTGATAGTCCATATACGAGTAGTTATGATTTGTTTGATCATCAGATGGAGCGGATGTATAATCTTCCGTCTTTCCCCGTTTTACCAACAACGAACCTGGTGACGAATATGCAAGCAGGATACTCATTGACCGAAGCTTCTGCACTTGAACAAGTGAAAAAAGCGGAAGTGCCTATTTTATACTTGCACGGGGATAGCGATTCATTTGTACCGACGGATATGACGAATCAGTTGTATTCAAACACGAAGAGTGAAGCTGACATGACTATATTTGAGAACGCAGGTCATGGAGAAGCATTCGCGATCTATCCTGATAAATATGAAAGTGTATTAAGCGATTTTCTAACTAAATATATGGATTAATTTTTAGCCAATACTCAATTGAGAGTATTGGCTTTTTGATTCAAAGGATTTAAAGAACTTGTTATAGAATTAAAAGGGAAAGGACGTATTTCATGTAACCTAGATTGGAGTGATTTAGAATGAGAGAATCTCCCGAGAATAGAAGAGAAAGACTACGCCAACAAGAGTTGAAAAATAATAAAGCAAGTAATATAGGTGATGGATTTAATCGAGCTCAAGCAGGAGCATTGCAAGATCTCGTCGGAGCATTAGGATGGAAAGGTACGGGGATATTGATTATTGTCCTCATTGTAGGGTTTATAGTATATTCAATATTGTTTAACTAGGAGACATTAGAAATGAATGAAAAGATCTATTCGTTAGACCCGATTATTGATGAAAATGCTAAAGTGCTGATTCTTGGATCGATTCCAGGGCATCAGTCATTAGTGAAACAAAAGTATTATGGTAATCCACGCAATCATTTTTGGGGAATTCTATTCGAATTGTTCGATCACGAGTTTATAGAAGATTACGAGAAGCGGATACAATTTTTACACGAACATGGAATAGCAGTGTGGGATACGATTGGTGCTTGTTACCGAGAAGGTAGTCTCGATTCGAAAATTAAAGAAGCCGAACCGAATGATATAGAGGGGTTGTTAATGAGGTATCCCAACATTGAAGCGATTGGATGCAATGGTACGAAGGCTTACCAAACATTCAAAAGGCATTTCAAGCATTTGATGAATGAAATTGAAGTTGAGCTCTTGCCCTCCACGAGTCCGATCCCTGGCAGGTATAACAAGACGTTTGAAGGTAAGGTTGAAGCATGGGGAGTGTTACTGAAATACTTAAATGATTGAGAACACATTTTTTATTAAAGAAAACGGACATAACAAAGCACTACCGGACAGGATTATATTGAATGATCAAGCTATTATCTAGATAAGGGAGGAGGGAGAAGTCATGTGGATCGAATCATTACAGAAAGCGATTGATTATATGGAGGAACACCTATTGGAAGATATCTCAGTGGATGACATTGCAAGTGCATCGAATTTTTCACCTTTTCATTTTCAACGTACGTTTGCTTTATTGACAGGAGTGACTGTAGGTGAATATCTTCGTAGACGTCGTCTTACTCAAGCTACATATGATTTGGGGAAGACAGACATGAAGATCATT belongs to Halalkalibacillus sediminis and includes:
- a CDS encoding TRAP transporter small permease, which gives rise to MRKHRDLAWGLRYLTSALLFAIVFVTILQVVFRFVFDSPLTWTDEIGRFLLIWVVFLGVGVVSFDDKHLAVNMLQENMSPKVHLITTQIMRLIIIVFLVIVIYTSIDVVRVAHLNSTGALDIPYSFWRGAAPVGSALMIIFTILRSINDIKDFKNGTYDTGSLTEEVDE
- a CDS encoding TRAP transporter large permease → MIFIVLLIMVVLIILGMPVAFSLGIASMAYLILEGIDLGMVAQSMVRGVDSFTLLAVPFFLLVGELMNSGGITNRIIDIARVIVGHIKGGLAQVNILASVLFSGISGSATADTVALGSVLIPSMEREGYDKKFAAAITAASSIVGPIIPPSITLIIFGIVTQQPIGPLLIAGIIPGALLAISLMVYTYFIASKRGYPSYERATFKQARSAFSSGFLALMLPVIIVVGIVSGVFTPTESAAIAVLYGIIVTFFFYKNVNLKSFVGILRRTSFDTANILFTLAAATVFAWVVTRSKISETLGEFILSISANENVILAMLVIFLLIIGLFMLPSEGIIVFAPILTPIVMQVGVDPIHFGVLMVITLTIGGATPPVGILLYIVADIAKLKYTKLVKEMLPMYIPLIVTAFLIAFFPSLTLFIVDMFF
- a CDS encoding creatininase family protein, with the translated sequence MSKNKSAIHHMTWKEAETAFSKDPVVIVPLGSMEEHGPHSITGDYLAATELAKRVSEESDAIYIPTIPFGNSEYFRGYPGTISLSQETVLGFLEDIFRSLIEHGISKIVVFNGHAGNAPAVDQVARKVRRADDVMIASVNLWQGLDPVKKKEIYGDVDPSGHGGEPLTSIMSYLYPDDMRMDLLNDWKEAEKWQDFEVKNFKEVKVGNASANIYFNMEEVSPEGIMGDPTQSSAERGKVIIEHLTQFGVELVEKVSNSQMKVK
- a CDS encoding TRAP transporter substrate-binding protein, coding for MKKLLLALGLIVMMVFVAACSSDSEEGSDNESEGSDDSGSSEEASDETFEITYSTWANQGEPAFQGMEKFKEIVEEETDGNITVELFAGNELGSTAEQMEQVKMGTIQMMSSGDPGMDEIEYLSLPYLMDSNEHWSHVLGSEVGQEWNEQLKSEQGVRNIGILPRGPRVVSANKAIETPEDMSGLKIRAPEVDYYIETFKAIGANPTPMDFGELYNALQTGLVEAQENPLETIYAAGFHEVQDYVINTNHMYKPAFVTLNEEFYQSLPEDYQQILMDAAKEGETYAQEQLDANASDMKAEMEESGVEFIDPDVEAFREKTQSVRDELGTEIWGEETYNQIVEMGQEDL
- a CDS encoding M20 metallopeptidase family protein, encoding MEIKNIVSEIEEEMIRVRRHLHRNPELSMKEYNTTQFVLDYLKDTSVELSVINDDIGVVGVLRGKKEGKTIGLRGDMDALPILEQTGLDFSSEVEGSMHACGHDLHTTVLLGTAIVLDRLKDELEGQVKFIFQPGEEVMKGAKFVIENGVLSNEPKVDKIVCLHTWPLVDAGKIGVRHGPIMAATDTFEIEVSGSGGHAAHPHIATDPIPVASQLVSSLQNIVSRQISPLNSAVLTLGQIHGGNADNIIANKVTLSGSIRTLDYETRDKMQESIELMADHVAKANHTDAKVTFHPGSPPVINDDELVDIMIESTTAELGEEGLAYLPDPSLGGEDFSFYLQETEGMLFRIGTRNDQEQSTRSLHNPGIIFDEKAIPAGITAMSAFAINYLKKDK
- a CDS encoding methyl-accepting chemotaxis protein codes for the protein MKAVDELKLNDVKKKNLLVLIAFSFSVIAAMGVTLIEGDFTGSIFYGSELAFLIGSYLVIRYLIKREFIFPYVMSIIAYSFVLSSIFILGGGLSTVVVLFFLLFLSTVHLTRPVFLIGYILGGIALYLNSIFAEVERAVLQENINSIMVAYILAGVMSLILIFLNRKQFLHIENLLSNSELETQQKEQERQDLQQNVNDIIHKITNVNSKVQGNIDSQSELSEAINEVTSGSTVQSDKISDIAQNAENTYQQMMSMLDETHALKEEFNQSTDIASTGNSLSKQLSTNMNEFQSHVEELSQAFHTLSSKISETNSFSQDIINISEQTNLLALNASIEAARAGEAGKGFSVVADEIRNLAEMTNQTAEKITSNLKDVNTTNDSALDKMNTNKEMVNENLEKTDQVNQAFSNLSTKLESLHNKFTSFEELASTVKDNSSIVEESTSELASVIEQASASLEEMSATVENLNHQNKLIGEEMVETEKVAVSLTTKES
- a CDS encoding DUF421 domain-containing protein → MVETFKDIGLVIFRVATILPLLLFVTIYMGKRAIGELPIFDFLIIITLGSVVGADIADTEVSHLPTAIAIITIGVLQKFVAKWKVSNRKIGKLLSFEPTVVIQDGQLLDKNLKKQNYSIDNILQMLREKDIFDLNEVETAILEANGELSVLKKPEHTHVTLQDMNYKKGSTMTFPVIVEGEIYEKVLNRFELDEKWLLEKLKTLGVTDIGEVFYASINLRKEIHVSMKNDGSVIVPYIRH
- a CDS encoding alpha/beta hydrolase translates to MKKKKWIKIGSITFVLIMVINIVASFYFYDLAIKREKKDFLVGNDDLTVSSEAMDVFIEGSWRDWESKQRFAEWSIHSFDGLKLFGNYLEAEEPTNKTVIFAHGYLGKSRDMALYGQHYYEDLGYNIFSPDLRGHGKSEGDYIGFGWHDRLDYVKWIDRVIEEQGPDTEIILHGLSMGAATVLMTSGEDLPDNVKAVIADSPYTSSYDLFDHQMERMYNLPSFPVLPTTNLVTNMQAGYSLTEASALEQVKKAEVPILYLHGDSDSFVPTDMTNQLYSNTKSEADMTIFENAGHGEAFAIYPDKYESVLSDFLTKYMD
- a CDS encoding DUF6366 family protein, translated to MRESPENRRERLRQQELKNNKASNIGDGFNRAQAGALQDLVGALGWKGTGILIIVLIVGFIVYSILFN
- a CDS encoding DNA-deoxyinosine glycosylase, whose amino-acid sequence is MNEKIYSLDPIIDENAKVLILGSIPGHQSLVKQKYYGNPRNHFWGILFELFDHEFIEDYEKRIQFLHEHGIAVWDTIGACYREGSLDSKIKEAEPNDIEGLLMRYPNIEAIGCNGTKAYQTFKRHFKHLMNEIEVELLPSTSPIPGRYNKTFEGKVEAWGVLLKYLND